From the Streptomyces sp. SN-593 genome, the window CATGGTCAGGGTGTAGGCGGTCGCGCGGGTTCCTTCCGTGGTCGGGGCGGGGCGGTCCCGGGTGCGCGGCTGGACCGTGCACCCGGGCGCGGGGTCAGGTCCGGCGGAGGTGGACGACGTCGGCGTCCTGCGGCTGCTCGATCGCGTCCAACTGCGCCTGGATGGCGCGCAGGTCGCCCATGGTGAGGCCGGTGCGGACGCCGTCGCCGTACAGGTCGCGGGTGGCCTGGACTGCCATGTGGTCGTCGGGGAGGTTGGCGTGGGCGCACAGAACGTGGGCCAGGGCCTCGGTGGCGTTCGCGGGGGCATCACCGTACTTCGCGGTGACCTCGCTGTAGAGACGGGAGTTCATGTCGGGTGGTCCTCCTGGTCAGGCGGGGAGGTGTACGTCGGTGATGGTCCGGCCGCGCAAACGGCGCTGGCGGCCAGGGACGTGTCGCGGGGTGGGCCCGTCGAGTTCGTCGAACAGCGACTCCTGCGCAGCCTGGGCCGGAACCCGCCGGGGCGACTGCTCGACGGTGGGCTTGCCGGTGGTGTAGCAGCGGCAGGTCTCGCCGTCCTTGCAGTGGTGGAAGATCTCGCGCTTGGCGTCTTCGTCCTGCGGCTGATCCCCGTCCTCCTGGCGCTGGCCGCACCGGCAGTAGGACCGGTCGAGCCACGGGTTGTAGGTGACGAACGGGTGATCACGGTGTGCGCACCACCGCAGGGTGGACTCCGAGATGGGAGGCGTAGGCATCAGGGCTCCTAGGCGGCGAGGAGGAAGTGCTGGCGGGCGGCGCGGTAGGCGGCGAGCCGGGGCCGGTATGCCGCGGCGATGACCGCGACCTGCGCGGCCGTGTACCTGCGGCAGTGGCGGGCGCGGCCGTGGGTGTACGAGACGCCCGGGCGGCCGGTGATGCCGAGCTTGGTGGCGACCTTCCGTAGCGACCCGGCGACCGTGCGGGCGGCGCGCGGGGCGAGCCCGGCGGCCATCGCGTGGGTCGCCAGCGTCCCGGCCCCGGTGCGACGGATGGCCGCGGCGGCGCGGTGGGTGCGGGTACGGGCCCGGAGGACGGCGCGGGCGGTGCGGGTACGGGCGATCATCTCGGGCTCCCCCTCGGTGCGTCTTCTTGTGGCCACAAACATACTCGGCTTTGTGGCCACAAAGCAAGAGAGATAGTGGAACTTTCGTGGCCACAAAGACGAAGTCGGCATCTTGCCGCTCGTGGCCACAAACCGATACGCTCGCGGGATGACGCCCGAACCTGAGACCAGCTACGACACCCAGCGGAAGTTCCGGGCGCCCGACGACGAATGGGAGCCTTTCGAGGCCGCCACCAAGGCGGTCCATCCCGAGGGGCGCAGCCCGCGCGGACGGGTCATCCGCGAATTCATCCGCTGGTATCTGCGCCGCCCGGGAGCCCGACTCCCCGAACGGCCTGCCGCCGGCCCGTGGTCCAAACCCGCCCCCGACCGCCCCGCGACCGTGGAGGATTGACCCATGACTGTGCTGCGCCGTATCCCTGCCGACATCCTCACCGGTCTGCGCGCCGCCCCCGGGCGGTCCGTGACCTACTACTGTGGGGCCGCGTCTACCCGGAGCCGACCCCGGGGCTCGCCGCGCGCCTCACGTCCGGGAGGAGCACGCCGCATGAGCGAACCAGCACTGGAGACCTCTCGTGACCCCTGATCTGATCCGTGATGCCGCAGTACCGATCGCTGAGGCGCTGAATGCCGTGCAGGATCTCGCCGTCAGGGTGCCGCCCGTAGATGTACTGGTCTCGTACACCAATGGCGGCGTCGTGGTGCGGGTGGCCGACCGCAGCAGCGCCCGCCGCGAGGAGATCGAGGCCGCCTTCCGCGCCGCGTTCGCCGCGGCCGGCTGGGGTATGGCCGTGCGCCGCGGGGGCGGCCTACGCCTGGACCACCCGGTGGGGCTGGCGCGCCTGTCGCATAGCTGACCTCTGCGCCGATCGTCGTATGGCCACCCGTCCTGTCCGGGTGCATGGTGGCCCCACCCCCAGGGCGCGCCCCGCCGAGTCTCCCCCTCCCGGCGGGGCCGCGTCGCGCCCACGTCAGGCTGTCATGCACACGCCGCACAGGCTGGTGTCCGGGAACGCGGCGAGCGCGGCCGGGTCGACGTCTTCGACCTCCGCGAGCGGCGTGACCCGCAGCCACTCGGCCCGGTCGGCGATCATCCAGCAGTCGACCCGATGGATCTCCGCCGTGGGCGGCGTGGCTCGGGTGTCCGCCGCCATCACGTAGGCCGCCGCAGTGGGGGCGGCCGGCTCGCGGGGCACGCCGTCGTAGTCCTCGCCGTCGACCTGCCGCGCTGCCGCCGCGGGCACGTACAGGGAGACCTCCGCCCACCAGGCTCCGGTCCGATCCTGCCGCCACCGCAGCAGCCGGCCCGTCACCCGCGCACCGCCGGGGAGGGCGACGTGGATGCGGGGAGGGGGCAGCGGGTCGGACATGCGTTCGATATTAAGCGGAGGAGACTCGCGCCAGACAGGACGTGACATCCCTCACGCCGGGCATTGAGTGCCGCGACACCGCATGGAACCAGGGGGAACCAACTGGACTCTGTGGCACAAGGTGACAGGTGTCCCGGATTTGCAAGATCGACTGCTTGTGAACCGTAGGGCGGTGATGTCCCGACTGGGGGTATCGTTCCGACCAATAGATCGTCAGAACGCAACAGGGTCACCACAAGAAGTGGCGGCAACCAGCACTCCGGCGGTCGCCAAGGAGAACGGCCCCCGCCGAGCCGAGAACCCGGCGAGGGCAAGACCAAAGGAGCGCACGTCTCCCGTGGTGCCCTACAACACTAGCGCGCAGGGCTGCGCGCTTACGGACCGCGACCGGGGCCGCCCGTGACCGCGTACCGAAGCACGCCCGCCCACCTCGGGCAACTGCCCAAGCTGCACGTCTACATCGACGAAACAGGCGACCGCGGATTCAGCTCTCAGTCGATCAGGCAGTCCCCGTTCTTCGCCATGACCGCGCTGCTGGTGCCAGGCGAGGACGAATGGATGATCAAGACCACTGCCGGCGGTCTGCGCGCGCTCATCCATGACGAGCGCCCCGAAGATCTCCTAAAGCCACTCCACTGGGTGAAGCACTTCAGGGCCAAGCACCCCGAGCGTCGGCAGCGAGCGGCCCGCGCCCTCGCAATGCTGCCCAATGCACAGGTCATTCACGTGATCGCCGACAAGTCCACGCTCGGCCAGGACTACGGCCTCTCCCTTGACGGCAGCATCTTCTACAACTACACCGCGCGACTGCTACTCGAACGCGTTGCACTGACCGCGAAGCACTGGCCCGGCGGGCCCCGCCTCGTAGTCACCCGCCTCGGTGCCGTCAAGCACATGGACCACGGCGAATCGCTCGCCTACCTCAGCCGCATCCGCGACGGCCTGATCTCCGGGCAGACCTGGAATGTGCCGTGGGACCACATCAAGTGGCCTCCCACCTGGGAGGCAACAAGCCGCGACGGCATTCAGCTCGCCGACATCCATGCCGGCATGCTGCACTGCGCCCTGGCGGGCGACCCCGCAAGCGCGGAATGCGCCCGCCACCTGCTGATGTGTAAGCACCAATTGCGCCGGTCGGCCGGCGGAACGGTCATGGGGTACGGGGTGAAGGTGATTGGGAGGGAGCGGTTCGTGACCTCTCGAACCTGGTACCGCGACTGGGTGACGAAGCCCTAGGTGGGAAGAGCGAAAGCCCACAGGGGGACTCCCGGGGGCCACAACCACCTCAGTAGGTGGAGGGATCCGTTTCCACGGTTCCGGCCTTGTTTTCCCGGCAGCCCTCCTGTGGGCTCCTCTTCCTACACACTACCCGCAATGTGATGTGGTTGCGCATTGGACGTCAACATCATCTAGTGACCTGCTCGTATGGCTCAATGCTGTGCCGCACGAACACCACATCTACTCGCCAGCCACCGCGTCCCGCACCCGCTTCTGCGCCCCAACCGTCGCCCACTCGGGGTGCTCCTCGCGCCAGGCCAGCAGCTCCCGGGCCAGTGCCGCCTCGGCCCGGGTTGCGGCGACGAGTTCCCCCTCGCCGGCTTCCCTGGTCGCCGCCATCGCGGCTTGGTGCCGGCGGGTGAGGTCGAGCAGGTCAGCGGGGATCGGGGCGTCGTCGGGCATGTGCGCAGCCTACGACTCGGGCCGGGCAATGGTGCACCAGGGCGCGCTGCTCAGTCTGACACCGGCCCCCGGTAGCGCCACACCAGCGGGTCGGCGCCCTCGTCCGGGGAGTAGTCGGCCCGGTCGACCCAGCCGTCCACAATCTGGTAGACGCCCTGCCGCACGGATTCCTCTGACCAGTCCGTGACGTCCATCGTCTGCCCATCCAGGGGCCCGCCGAGATACTGCACGATCCGCGTCACGCCGCCATCCCCTGCTCCCGCGCCACGGCCTCACGCCACTCCCCGGTCAGCCGCGCCAACTCGGCGCGCGCCGCCACCGTCCACACCACACGGCCCGCACACAAAGCCCGGATCTGCGCGTTGATATCCGCAGCAGACGGGCACGGCGAGGCGGCAGCAGGCGGCTTGGGGAACATGCGACAAGACTACGGGGCGGCACCCACACCAGGCGCAGTTCAGGACACGCGCATCTGGTGCAGCATCAGCAGCGCGGCAACCGTGTTAGCCGACCGCACCTCACCCTGAGCCACCAGCCCGGGCACGTCCACCAGCGGCACCCACTCCCGCCGCTCCGACTCGAAGTCATCCTCCGGATGCCCGACATACTCCGCGCTCTCCGACCAGTACACGTGATGCCGCGCATCGCTGAGCCCGTTCGACGGCTCCACGGTCAGCAGGTGCTTCAGCGGACCCGGCCGCCACCCCGTCTCCTCCAACATCTCCCGCGCGGCCGCCGCCTCAACGCTCTCGCCCTTCTCCGTCTCAACCACGCCGGCCGCCAACTCCCAGCCCCACGAGTCGGTGATGAACCGGTGCCTCCACAGCAGCAGCGCCTCGTTGCGTTCGTTGACAGCGGTGGCCAATGCGACGGGGCGCTGCCGGATGAGGTAGTGGTCGAGGTGTCGACCGTCGGGCAGTTCCACATCGGCGAGGTTCACCCGCAGCCACGGGTTCTCGTAGACGGTCTTCTCCCCGAGGTTCTTCCACACCGACACGCTGCACTCCCGTCCTGGACACCGGTCCAGGGACGCTACCGCAGCGCGCGCCTCACAGCGGCACCGACAGCGACGCGTCGATCTGCTCAACGGCGTTCCGGCCCGCCGCAGACCCGTGGTCGGCGAGCATGCCGCGCAGCCGCACGAACCGGTCCCTCAGCCGCTGAGACTCCTGCCCCCGCGCCAGGTTCAGCGCGTCCAGGGTGTGCGCCGCCGCCAGTTCCGCCTCGCCCCGCCCCAGATCTGCGGTCGCGAGCGTGGCCAGGCGGTGGATGGAGCCGCGGGCATGCGCCTGTGCCCGCACCGCCTCCGCCGCGTAGTCCTGAGCGGGCGCGAAATCGCGGAGGCTGATGAGCGCCTCGGCGAGCTGGGCCTCGACCAACCCGGGCTGCACGTAGCCCAACTCGGCTGGCTCCTCTCCCGGACGGATACGCCCGGCCGCTTCCTCCGCCGCGGTCATGCACCGGTGCGCCCCGGCAAGATCACCCATCCGCGAGAACGCTTTCGCCTGCATCGCGTACAGGTCCGTGGCCAGCGCCGGCGACATCGCGGTCCCGGCCGCCCGGATGCCCGCCTCAGCGAACGCTACGGCCTGCCGGTAGTCACGCATGAACAGACACTGGTTGACGAGCAGCGCGATCACATACCCGCCGAAAGCACGGTCCCCGGACGCCTTGGCGAGGCGCAGCGCCTGGTGGAAGTAGCGCTGCGCCAGGCCCTGCCGGTCGGAATCGTAGGAGCAGATCCCCGCGACCGCGACCAGGCCGCCGACCGCACGGTGTAGGTCACGCCCCGTGGCATCCGTGTAGGCGCCGCGGACCAGGGGCGCGGTCTGCTCCGCGAGGAACCGCACGATCCGGCCCCGGGTAGCAACGCCACCGGCCTGCCGGTACATGGCCTCATAGTGCAAGCGTGCCGCCCGCAGCACCTCGATGTCGCCGCTGCCGACGCGCATGCCGCCGGGCCTGGACACGTCCAGGTCATCGGGTGGGTTCTCCCACTCCCACACCGGGCCGATCGCGGGCAGCCCCGTGATGAGCGGAGTCTGCTCCACGTCGGCGCGTTGCTGCCCGTCGCCCCTCCACAGCGCCGTGGACCGCTCGATGAACCCGGCCAGGGGCGCGGCTGACGCGGGGTTGGCTGCGGGGCCGAGCCCTATGTCGGTAAGGGTGATGGGGCGTCCGAGGCGTTCGGCGAGGATGTCGCAGATCAGGTCGGGGACTATGCCGCGCGGTGTGGCTCCACGGAGCCAGCGGAGCACGGCGGTGTGGTCGTAACGCAGGGTCTTGCCGCGTGCCTTCCCGGCCTGGTTGATGCGCGTGGCGAGTCCGTTGAAGGACATGCCGGCCTCGTCGAGCAGGGCGTCGAGGATGTGGTTGGGCTCCATGTGGTCCTCGCTCACTCTCAGTTCATCGATCGTAGCTAAATCGCAAACACACAATGTGTGAATCGAGCACCCGCACACGGGCCCTGCACACACTCCCGCCGCCCGCACTTTCAGCCGACTCTCAAGACATGGCTGATGAGCTGACAGTCCGGCACCTCTTGGACGACACACTGCGCCTACCGCGGGTGCCGTCCCTGGAGGCCGTATGCGCCCGCATCGCGGACCGCCCGCTCAGCGTCACGCTCGCCGAGCTACGGCAGGTCGTCGCCGAGCCAGTGACTGGCGAAGGCGGTCGGCGCCTCCACGTGCTCGTCAGCACCCTGTACCACCGCGCGGGTGCGTCGCTCGCCCGCACTGAGGAACTACGGGCAAGCATCCATGCCGCTCAGACCCTGATCGTGAAGGAGTGATCGCCATGTCCTGTGACAACCCGAACTGCCGCAAGGCCGGCTGCACCACCGAGCCCACCGAGCCCACCGAGCCCACCCCTGCCCCCGCGCCGACCGGCGAGTGACAGTGACCGCCGGCGGGGGGCGCAGTTCCCTCACCCTGGTGCGGGGCAGCGCGGCGCTGCGGGATGCAGCACGGGCGGCCGCGTACCGGGCGTACCTGGACCACGGCCACACCTGCCCGCTCTGCCCCGACCACGCGTCGCGGTGTGACACGGCCGGGGACCTGTGGGCCGCCTACCGGCTGCTCTGCCGCTGACCACCTGACTGCCGCCTCCTGCAGGGCGGCAGGGCCTGGCGCCGATCACGTCCCCCGGCGCCGGGCTCACCCCATAGACGCCGCGGTCCGCATCCGCGGCGGACGGCTCTGGCGCCGGTCGTCGGGACCTGGGGCGCCAGAGCCGATCCACCCCCTGATCGCCGCGGCGGGGCCAGCCGCGGCGGGCCGTGTCTGGCGGCCGCCCCGGCGCGACCGTTCCGGCGCCGGGGCCACCCACGACCCGAGGAGAAGCGCATGCCCGAGCCCACCCCCGAGCCCGACGACAGCGACCGCGAGCAGCGATCCTGATGTTCACTCGATCGGGCGACAGGGCGCATGGTTGCCCTATGCAACGCGGCGCGAGATGGTGGTGACTGACTCTTGGGTCAGTCCCGGATCAGATCGGTCAGCGGGACACCCAGCGCCTGCGCGATGAGGACGAGGTGATCCAGCGATGGGGAGTGAGTCGCAAGCTCCGTCCGGTAGACGCTGTGCCGCCCGATGCCCGCCAGCTCGGCGAGACGCTCCTGGCTGAGCTGCCGCTCCTCGCGCGCCACCCGGATCCGGCGCCCGACACGTAGCCGCTCCTGCATCGCGGCTGGGGGGACCGGGGTTCTTGACACCCATCGAATCTCCGGCCACCAAGATCGTTTTGTCAGCAGCAAAAATGCGGCAGATTCAGATGCGACGGCCCCCCTCTCAAGGGGAGGCCGTCGGAATGTCGGTTCAACTGAATACGCGGACCGTGTTCGTAACGCGGCCGCCCCAAGATGCCGGCCCCGAGGCGCGTCCCACCCCCCAAGGTGAGCGCTTCGGGGCCGGTGCCGTCTCCCATGGGAGACGAATGGGAGACGATCTTGATGAGCTTGGGCTAACTTAAGGGAACTAAGGCTAACTAGAGTTAGCCACTCTGACGGCTTGGCAGGCCAGGGCCATGGGGCGACAGGCAGAGCGAACGGCCAATTTCATAACGGGAGTTCAACCTCAACGCGTGGGACGGCCTGGACTTCTACGACGTGAGCCTGGTGGACGGCTCCAACCTGCCGATGTTCATCAACCTCGTCGGCGGCACCACCAAGGACCCGATCAGCGCGTCCGGCTGCTCGGCGGCAGGGTGCGCCCACGCCGTCGACTGCCCCGCCGCCCTCCAGGTGAAGGCGGGCGGGCGGGTGGTCGGCTGCGAGTCGCCCTGCGGCGTGTTCGGCACCGACCAGTACTGCTGCCGGGGTGCGTGGGCGCCGCGTGACAAGTGCCGGCCCGACCAGTGGCCCGTCGACTACGCGGCGCTGTTCAAGAAGGCCGAGCCGTACGCGTACTCCTACGCGGACGACGACGCGACGAGCACCTTCACCAGCAAGGGGGAGGCGGGCTACCGGATCACCTTCGGAGTGCGCTGAAACTGGTCGCGGACGGCGGGAGCCGGGCCGTCCGGGGGCGTGCCGCCCGCTGCGAGACATGCCCAACGGGCTTTGTTTTCAGGACAGTTGGGAGCGGCACACCGTGTTGGCCGGTGCTTGATACGGCCGGTCGGCTGATCCACAGTGGGGGAGTTCCGCGCCGGACGCCGGTTCGAGGCGTGGTGGCGCAGGCGGACGCCGAGGGCGGTCTGCGGCCGAACGGCCCCACACCGTACGGCCGTTCGGCCCACGGGAGGACGGGAGAGACCGATGGCGACGTACGTACTCGTTCCCGGCGCGGACGGCACCGCCTGGTACTGGCATCTGGTGGCGCCGCTGCTGCGCGAGCGCGGCCACCATGTGGTGACCCTCGACCTGCCGTCCCGCGACACCGCGACCCTCGACGACTTCGCCGAGGCGATCACCGCGGCCGTGCGGGCCGAGGTGCCCTCCGGCGCGCCCGGACCGGAGGCGCCGCTGGTGGTCGTGGCGCAGTCGCTCGGCGGGTTCTCCGCGCCGCTGGTGTGCGGACGGCTGCCGGTGGACCGCCTGGTGCTGGTCAACGCGATGGTGCCGGTGCCCGGTGAGAGCGCGGGGGAGTGGTGGGGGAACGTCGGCCAGGCGCAGGCGCGCGAGCAGTACGCCGAGGCGCTCGGCCGGACCGGTACCGACGCCGAGTTCGACCCGCGCACCGACTTCTTCCACGACGTGCCGCCCGCGCTGACCGAGGAGGCGTTCGCCGGGGAGCCGTCCGGGCCGCCGCCCGCGGTGTTCGCCCAGCCCTGGCCGCTGGCCGCGTGGCCGGACGTGCCGACCCGCTTCCTCCAGGGGCGCGGGGACCGCTTCTTCCCGCTGGAGTTCCAGCGGCGGCTGGCCCGCGAGCGGCTCGGTCTCGACGTCGAGGAACTGCCCGGCGGCCACCTGCTGGCGCTCAGCCGGCCCCGCGAACTGGTGGACGCGCTGGTCCAGTCGGCGTGAACCGGCCCGCCGCGGGCGGACGCCCGTCGGCCCGGGGGTGCGGCCGTGCGGGTGAGCGGGGACGGCCGGACGACAGGGCGTGCGACCCGACCCGCCCCCGCGCGCGCCGAGGACCAGCCCCCACGCGCCGACGAGCTGCCCCCGCACCGGCAGCCTGTCCCGCGCCGACGACCTGCCGCTCGCGCGCCCCGACACGCTCCGCGCGCCCCGACCGGCCCGTCGTGAACGCGCTCGCCGTCCGCGCATCCGTGCGCCACGAAGGTGACTTGTGGGGCGAATCGGGCGTTGGCGGGGGTTGGATGATGTACTCCGGCTCCGGGTTTGCGAGGATCGTCGCGATGACTGCCGCCCTCCCAGACGCGACCACCCAGCGTCCCAGCGAAGACGACGACCGTGGCCCCCGCCGGCACCGGCGCCCGAACCGTACCGCGAAGCGGGTGGCGGTCGCCGTGTCGGTCACCGCCGTCGCCCTGGCTCTGCTCGGCGCCGGCTACGTGGCCACCGACCACTACGGCACCGCCTCGACCGACAACCGCGACGCCGCCGGCCACTCCGCCACCGGTGCCGCGCGCGTCGCGGCGGGCAGCTCGCCGTCGAGCGATCCGATGCCGTCGACCATCCCAGGGCTGGGCCCCAGGACGCGCGCCCGGATCCCGGCCGACAGCCGGCAGGTGCTGGTGGCGTCCGGCCGGGCCAAGAACTCGTCCGACTCCCTGGTCACCCTCTGGTCCCGGCTGTCCGACGGGCACTGGCGCCCCGGCGCGACCTGGTCGGCGCACAACGCCAAGGACGGCTGGACCACCGACCACCACGCCGGCGACCTGCACAGCCCGATCGGCGTGTTCACCCTGCACGACGCCGGCGGTTTCGACGCCGACCCGGGCACCAAGCTCCCCTACGACCACTCGTCGAGCTTCCACGCCGGCGGCGTCGGCTTCGACGGCGAGACGCTCGACGAGGCGTTCGACTACGTCATCGCGATCGACTACAACCGCGTCCCCGGCACCTCCCCGCTCGACGGCACCCAGCCGCTCGGCGCGAGCAAGGGCGGCGGCATCTGGGTGCACGTCGACCACGGGGGTCCCACGCACGGCTGCGTCAGCATCGCGGCAGCCCACATGGTGACCCTGCTGCGCACCCTGCTGCCCGCCGACCACCCGGTGATCGTGATGGGCGACGGCCAGTCCCTCGCCGCCTGACGCCCGCCACCGGCCGAGTCGCGAACACCCGCTCCCGGGAGTCCCCGTGGTGGGCCCCCGGGGCATTCGTGGAGATGGACGGCCGCCGGCGGTCGGCGGCCGTCCACCTCGGCCCGACCGGTGCGGGACGTGCCGGACGCAGGACCTGCCGGTCGGGCGCGCGACGTCCGGTGTGTGACGTCCGGTGTGTGACGTCCAGGTGTGTGACGTCCGGGTGCGTCGCGTCCGGGTGCTCAGCCCCGGGGCAGCACCGTCGACTGGACGTCGGTCAGCCCGGTCCAGTCGTTCGACGCGATCGTCGCGTGGGCCTTGGCCAGTTGGGCGATCCGGGCCTGTGCGTCGGCCGACGTCGGGTTGGTGTCGTCCAGCGTGGGCGGCACGTTCTGCGCGTCGGTCATGATCAGCAGGTAGTGGTGCGTGTCGTACCAGCTCGTGTCGATGCTGCCGTTCAGGTACGTCGCCGCGTCACCGTCGAAGACCACGAACCAGGGGCGGATCGAGGTCTCGGAGTAGCGCGAACGTGGGTCGCCGGCCGCCGCGTTGTGCACCGCGGGGAAGACGTTGGCCTGCGCCAGCTTGCCCTGGCTCTGGAGCCCGGCGAGGTAGTCGGCGTACTCCTTGTCGGTCCACAGCGAGTCCGTGGGGTTGGACTCCTCCACGGTGCCGGGGATCACCTCCAGCAGGACCCTGCCGGCGAGTTGCTGCCGGGTCGGCCAGTTGCCCGCGGTGGCCGCCGCGTCCAGCGACGCGTACTGGCCGCCGCCGGGCTTCGCCAGCAGGTCGGACGGCTTGTAGACCAGGCCGCCCAGGTGGTCGCTGATCGACTGGTCCAGCTTCGCGGGGCTCATCCCGTAGGTGGTCTGGAATCCGGCCTTCATCTCCAGCTTGATGATCAGCGGGCCGTGGCCGGGGTGCGCGCCCAGCCACACCCGCACGTCGTCGAGGCAGCTCTCCAGGTCCTTGTTGGCGCCGCCGGTGTAGAGGTCGGCCGGGGAGGACGCGTTGACGCAGTTGTTGCTGTTCCCCAGCGGGTTGGAGTGGCTGACCTTCCACTCCTTGGTGATGAAGTCGTCCCAGACGTCCAGTTCGATCATCGACGTCCCGGTGTCCAGGGACTGCGCGAGGTACGTGAACGTGGCGGGGTCGTAGGTGTTGTGCAACCCGGAGCCGGTGCTGCCGGAGAACGGCAGCGAGTCCGTGTCGGCGGCGGACGCGGCGCCGCCTCCGGCGCCCGCGACGGAGAAGGCGAGGCACAGCGTCAGAACGCCCAGTAGCGCGGCGCGAATGCGTAGGGAAGCTCGGCGGATCAACCGAACGGTCACGTGTCCTCCTGTGGGGGTGTCGCTCCGTCAAGACGGTGCCCGCGGGCCGTGAATCGACGGAGACATGACAGGTAACACGATCTGTCGACCCCCTGTCACCTCCCCTACCGGCCATACGATTCGGCCTCACGCGCCCCGGTCCCGCCGATGGTGGGACGAGCTGTGGCCCGGCGGCCGTGGCGGCCACCCGGGCGGCATGCCGTACGCCCTCCACGCGCTCGGACCCGGGGCGGACGCGGGTCGGACCCGGGGCGGCCGCGGCCGGGGCCGTGGTGCGGGACGTGGTCCGCGACGTGGTGGCGCAACCACACGATGGGACAGTTACTGTTTAGGCTGGCTGCATGAAAGAGTGGGACCTCAAGAAGCTCCAGATCCTCCGCGCCCTCCAGGACGCGGGCACCGTCACGGCCGCCGCGGCCGCCCTGCGGATGACGCCGTCCGCCGTGTCGCAACAGCTCACCGCGCTGGCGAAGCAGGCCGGGACGCCTGTCGTCGAGGCGCACGGCCGCGGGGTGCGGCTGACCGGAGCGGCGCACGTCCTGCTGCGCCACGCCGAGGTGGTCTTCGCGCAACTGGAGCGCGCGGGCGCCGAGTTGGAGGGGTACGCGCGCGGGGAGGCCGGACTGGTGCGGATCGGCACCATCGCCACCGCGATCAGCCGGCTCGTGGTGCCCGCCGCGGAGTTTCTGCGCGGGTCCGCGCCCGCCGTCACGGTCTCGGTGCGCGAGGTCGAGGCGGCGGCGGTCTTCGAGGAGTTGGCGGCGGGGGAGGTGGACGTCGCGGTGTCCCTCGCGGTCGACGCGCCGACCGCCCGTGATCCGCGGTTCGCGGTGTTCCCGCTGCTCACAGACCCGTTGGACATCGCCCTGCCGATCGGCCACCCGCTGGCGGCCGCCCCCGGGCTGCGGCTGGCCGCGCTCGCCGAGGAGGCGTGGATCTTCGGCAGCGGCGGGCCGTGGCGCAGCATCACGCTCGCCGCCTGCGCCGACGCGGGGTTCGTGCCGGAGCAGGCGCACGCCGCCTCCGACTGGCCGGCGATCTTCTCGCTGGTGGCGGCGGGCATGGGAATCGCGCTGGTGCCCCAGATGGCGGTCGTGGGCGGGTGGCGGCGCATGGTCGCGGTCCGGCCGCTCGACGCCGACCGCCCGGTGCGCCGGATCGTGGCGGCGGTCCGCGCGGGCACGGAGGAGGGGGCGCTGGTACGGCGGGTGATGGGGGCGCTGCGGCACGCCGCTGAACTGGACCCATTTGTGAAGTTGAACTGAACGGAATGTTCAAAAAGTATCGCTGGACCTGAAGTGTCGGCGGGGGGAGAGTGGGGGCATGAAACGGGTCGAGGGGCGACGCGGGACGACCCTGCGCCGCGGTTGACGGACGAGGAGGGAAACGCGATGGGCGGGGCATCAGGAACGGGACCGGAGGCACGGACCGCGTCACGGGCGGGCACGGGCACGGGCACGGAGGC encodes:
- a CDS encoding phosphatidylinositol-specific phospholipase C domain-containing protein, giving the protein MTVRLIRRASLRIRAALLGVLTLCLAFSVAGAGGGAASAADTDSLPFSGSTGSGLHNTYDPATFTYLAQSLDTGTSMIELDVWDDFITKEWKVSHSNPLGNSNNCVNASSPADLYTGGANKDLESCLDDVRVWLGAHPGHGPLIIKLEMKAGFQTTYGMSPAKLDQSISDHLGGLVYKPSDLLAKPGGGQYASLDAAATAGNWPTRQQLAGRVLLEVIPGTVEESNPTDSLWTDKEYADYLAGLQSQGKLAQANVFPAVHNAAAGDPRSRYSETSIRPWFVVFDGDAATYLNGSIDTSWYDTHHYLLIMTDAQNVPPTLDDTNPTSADAQARIAQLAKAHATIASNDWTGLTDVQSTVLPRG
- a CDS encoding NUDIX hydrolase, whose translation is MSVWKNLGEKTVYENPWLRVNLADVELPDGRHLDHYLIRQRPVALATAVNERNEALLLWRHRFITDSWGWELAAGVVETEKGESVEAAAAREMLEETGWRPGPLKHLLTVEPSNGLSDARHHVYWSESAEYVGHPEDDFESERREWVPLVDVPGLVAQGEVRSANTVAALLMLHQMRVS
- a CDS encoding L,D-transpeptidase family protein, whose translation is MTAALPDATTQRPSEDDDRGPRRHRRPNRTAKRVAVAVSVTAVALALLGAGYVATDHYGTASTDNRDAAGHSATGAARVAAGSSPSSDPMPSTIPGLGPRTRARIPADSRQVLVASGRAKNSSDSLVTLWSRLSDGHWRPGATWSAHNAKDGWTTDHHAGDLHSPIGVFTLHDAGGFDADPGTKLPYDHSSSFHAGGVGFDGETLDEAFDYVIAIDYNRVPGTSPLDGTQPLGASKGGGIWVHVDHGGPTHGCVSIAAAHMVTLLRTLLPADHPVIVMGDGQSLAA
- a CDS encoding transcriptional regulator, with amino-acid sequence MEPNHILDALLDEAGMSFNGLATRINQAGKARGKTLRYDHTAVLRWLRGATPRGIVPDLICDILAERLGRPITLTDIGLGPAANPASAAPLAGFIERSTALWRGDGQQRADVEQTPLITGLPAIGPVWEWENPPDDLDVSRPGGMRVGSGDIEVLRAARLHYEAMYRQAGGVATRGRIVRFLAEQTAPLVRGAYTDATGRDLHRAVGGLVAVAGICSYDSDRQGLAQRYFHQALRLAKASGDRAFGGYVIALLVNQCLFMRDYRQAVAFAEAGIRAAGTAMSPALATDLYAMQAKAFSRMGDLAGAHRCMTAAEEAAGRIRPGEEPAELGYVQPGLVEAQLAEALISLRDFAPAQDYAAEAVRAQAHARGSIHRLATLATADLGRGEAELAAAHTLDALNLARGQESQRLRDRFVRLRGMLADHGSAAGRNAVEQIDASLSVPL
- a CDS encoding alpha/beta fold hydrolase, with the translated sequence MATYVLVPGADGTAWYWHLVAPLLRERGHHVVTLDLPSRDTATLDDFAEAITAAVRAEVPSGAPGPEAPLVVVAQSLGGFSAPLVCGRLPVDRLVLVNAMVPVPGESAGEWWGNVGQAQAREQYAEALGRTGTDAEFDPRTDFFHDVPPALTEEAFAGEPSGPPPAVFAQPWPLAAWPDVPTRFLQGRGDRFFPLEFQRRLARERLGLDVEELPGGHLLALSRPRELVDALVQSA
- a CDS encoding helix-turn-helix transcriptional regulator, with the translated sequence MSRTPVPPAAMQERLRVGRRIRVAREERQLSQERLAELAGIGRHSVYRTELATHSPSLDHLVLIAQALGVPLTDLIRD
- a CDS encoding DUF3800 domain-containing protein translates to MTAYRSTPAHLGQLPKLHVYIDETGDRGFSSQSIRQSPFFAMTALLVPGEDEWMIKTTAGGLRALIHDERPEDLLKPLHWVKHFRAKHPERRQRAARALAMLPNAQVIHVIADKSTLGQDYGLSLDGSIFYNYTARLLLERVALTAKHWPGGPRLVVTRLGAVKHMDHGESLAYLSRIRDGLISGQTWNVPWDHIKWPPTWEATSRDGIQLADIHAGMLHCALAGDPASAECARHLLMCKHQLRRSAGGTVMGYGVKVIGRERFVTSRTWYRDWVTKP